In one Bacillus thuringiensis genomic region, the following are encoded:
- the ycaC gene encoding isochorismate family cysteine hydrolase YcaC: MTDFYSRINKDDAVVLLVDHQTGLMSGLVRDYGVDEFKNNVLALAHTAKFFDLPVILTTSFENGPNGPLMQELVDLFPHVPKIARPGQINAWDNDDFVKAIEETGKKQLIIAGVVTDVCVAFPALSAIKAGYEVFAVTDASGTFSKQVADAANTRMAHSGVQLMNWFSVACELQRDWRNDVEGFGNLLASNLPGYQNIIGSYMGAQRDLSKQNA; this comes from the coding sequence ATGACTGATTTCTATTCTCGTATTAACAAAGATGATGCTGTCGTGCTTTTAGTAGATCATCAAACTGGTCTTATGTCCGGACTAGTACGTGACTATGGTGTTGATGAATTCAAGAACAATGTTCTAGCTCTTGCTCATACTGCTAAGTTTTTTGATTTACCAGTTATTTTAACAACAAGTTTTGAAAACGGGCCTAACGGACCTTTAATGCAAGAATTGGTTGATCTCTTTCCTCATGTACCAAAAATAGCTCGACCTGGACAAATTAACGCATGGGATAATGATGATTTTGTAAAAGCAATCGAAGAAACTGGAAAAAAGCAACTTATCATCGCGGGCGTAGTTACTGACGTTTGTGTTGCTTTCCCTGCACTTTCCGCTATAAAAGCTGGATATGAAGTATTTGCTGTTACTGATGCTTCAGGAACTTTCAGTAAACAAGTAGCAGATGCTGCAAATACTCGTATGGCACATAGTGGTGTGCAACTTATGAACTGGTTTAGCGTAGCTTGCGAATTACAACGTGATTGGCGCAACGATGTCGAAGGTTTTGGCAATTTGCTTGCTAGCAATCTTCCAGGCTATCAAAATATAATTGGAAGCTATATGGGCGCGCAGCGAGATCTTAGTAAACAAAATGCATAA